The Euphorbia lathyris chromosome 2, ddEupLath1.1, whole genome shotgun sequence genome includes a window with the following:
- the LOC136219353 gene encoding purple acid phosphatase 15-like, whose amino-acid sequence MGLVSEPFIALCSCCFLLLSFILVVNGHIPTTLDGPFPPVTTPLDKSFRGHAVDLPPTDPRLQRIVQGFEPEQISLSLSASHHSVWISWITGEYQIGENIKPLNPKTVASVVRYGSSRNRLTHLATGYSLIYNQLYPFQGLQNYTSGIIHHVHITGLKPGTKYYYQCGDPAILAMSDVYYFRTMPASGPKSYPGRIAIVGDLGLTYNSTSTVDHLISNNPDLILLVGDVTYANLYLTNGTGADCYSCSFPQTPIHETYQPRWDFWGRYMQPLISRIPIMVVEGNHEIEQQPENQTFAAYSSRFAFPSKESGSKSTFYYSFNAGGIHFIMLGAYISYDKSGDQYKWLERDLANVDREVTPWLVATWHAPWYSTYKAHYREAECMRVAMEELLYKNRVDVVFNGHVHAYERSNRVFNYTLDPCGPVHITVGDGGNREKMSITHADEPGNCPDPSTTPDEYMGGFCAFNFTSGPAAGKFCWDRQPDYSAYRESSFGHGIFEVTNETHALWTWHRNQDLYNAPGDQIYIVRQPEKCPVKPKVIKLRRIGKSRTV is encoded by the exons ATGGGTTTGGTCTCAGAGCCTTTTATCGCGCTCTGTTCATGTTGTTTTCTTCTGCTGAGCTTCATTCTGGTTGTTAATGGCCATATTCCAACAACCCTTGATGGACCCTTTCCGCCAGTGACTACCCCTTTAGATAAAAGCTTTCGTGGACATGCTGTGGACTTGCCTCCTACTGATCCTCGATTGCAGAGGATTGTTCAGGGTTTTGAACCTGAACAgatttcactttctctctctgcTTCCCATCACTCTGTTTGGATTTCTTGGATCACAG GTGAATATCAAATTGGGGAAAACATAAAACCATTAAATCCTAAAACAGTAGCTAGTGTAGTTAGATATGGAAGTTCAAGAAATCGATTAACTCATCTAGCTACTGGTTATTCTCTTATATATAATCAGCTATATCCTTTTCAAGGCCTTCAAAACTATACTTCTGGAATCATACACCATGTTCATATTACAG GATTGAAACCCGGCACCAAGTATTATTATCAGTGTGGGGATCCTGCCATTCTGGCTATGAGTGATGTATATTACTTCAGGACTATGCCAGCTTCAGGTCCGAAGAGTTATCCGGGTAGAATAGCTATAGTAGGCGACTTAGGTCTTACATATAACAGTACTTCGACGGTTGATCACTTAATCAGTAATAATCCTGATCTTATACTATTAGTTGGTGATGTTACTTATGCTAACTTGTATCTAACCAATGGAACTGGAGCTGATTGTTATTCATGTTCATTTCCACAAACTCCAATCCATGAGACTTATCAGCCTCGATGGGACTTTTGGGGAAG GTATATGCAACCATTAATTTCTAGAATTCCAATCATGGTGGTAGAAGGGAACCATGAGATAGAGCAACAACCTGAAAATCAAACATTCGCTGCTTATAGTTCTCGATTTGCGTTCCCATCGAAAGAAAGTGGATCAAAATCGACATTCTATTATTCCTTCAATGCAGGAGGGATACATTTTATAATGCTTGGTGCTTACATTTCCTATGATAAATCAG GGGACCAGTACAAGTGGTTAGAAAGAGATCTAGCTAATGTCGACCGAGAAGTGACTCCATGGCTTGTAGCTACATGGCATGCTCCCTGGTACAGCACCTACAAGGCACATTACAGGGAAGCAGAATGCATGAGAGTAGCGATGGAAGAATTGCTATACAAAAATCGCGTTGACGTAGTCTTCAATGGACAT GTACATGCCTATGAGAGGTCGAACCGTGTGTTTAATTACACTTTGGATCCTTGTGGTCCTGTTCATATCACAGTTGGTGATGGTGGAAACCGGGAGAAGATGTCAATTACGCATGCTGATGAACCTGGTAACTGTCCTGATCCGTCCACCACGCCAGACGAGTATATGGGTGGTTTCTGTGCATTCAATTTTACATCAGGACCAGCCGCAGGAAAATTCTGTTGGGACAGACAACCCGATTATAGTGCATATAGAGAAAGTAGCTTCGGTCATGGGAT